DNA sequence from the Nicotiana tomentosiformis chromosome 3, ASM39032v3, whole genome shotgun sequence genome:
tataagaaaaatcaaattattgtggatgtctactcttcctccatgatcttctcaaatacttaatgacatattcaatgagatatttctatgcttaatgacatattcaatgacatatttttcttcacttttcatgtctatataaagaccttgtaatagataagaaaatacacacaattgaagaagaaaatctctttcttctctctatctccattttttgttcatattttactaaattacttttatttcataacaatatttcttattcatgttttactaaattgcttttattttataacaacaaTTGAGTTTAAAGCCTTTATCCTAAATTTTAGATCGAAGAACCCctacctttttttaaaaaaaaaaaaggacgaTAAGCTAAACAATTACCCCTGCCTTTTTCAGAAATTACTATTTAAGCCACTATATCACGCAGTCCGCATTGCGCAAGCTTTCAAACCTTTATAAACTCACGTCCCCTGCACACCCGCCAATTTCTTTCATTTCTCACAAAGCATTTCGAGAAACTGCAGCTCAATTCTccagatctctctctctctctccatcaATTCTTAGTTCTCTCTACAGAAATCAGGCAAGCAATGGTGAGCATAGCAGAGATATCATCTCGGAAAACGCTTTCTCAGTTCAACTATGCTTTGATTCATTTGTTAATTCTACACTGTCACTCTAATTTTCTATCAAATTTTACAGGTTGTGGCTCAGAAAGTGAAGGAATCAGAAATTACGGAGCAGGACTCACTCCTCCTAGTAAATTACCTCTTAACTTCGTCCTTTTGAAGTTTTTGTTCTCACCTGCTAATTAATTATGGTGGCGCGACTGTATATTTGAATTTTGAATCTGTTCCTAAAATATTTGGAAGAAACTCAGTTCTCTGTGACCTAAttttactttgagctatattatATTTAAACAGGTATTAATGAAGAGTAACTAGCTCAAGAGCAGTAGAACACGCAAGCATAAAGTCTAGTGTAGCTATTCAATTGCAACTGATCGGAATCATAGTTAGTTTGAGCGTTGATTACATCTTCAGCTTTGGTTATTTTAGATTGTTTTTAGATCTCTTTGTTAGCGAACTTCTGGTGCTAAAGTTCATTGAACCTGATCTAAATAACTTGTCAGATTTGAGAAGTTAACTTCATTTAGTATCAAAACTGTGTATTATACTCTGAAATTGTATCGACCTGCCTTAGTCTATGTTATTTATGCTATATTGACCATTTCCCGATATTTTGGTTAACGATTGCTAACTTCTCTAGCTTAAATATTCCGGTGAATGTCAACACTAACATTTTCCGGTTACGAACGCACAAACAGTTTACGTAGTACTGTGATCCTTTTACTACTAAACTAGTCTGGGTAAAATCCTAGAGAAGTCTAGGCTGTAAATTCAAAGTTAACAAGTTCTGCCATGAATTTTAACTTATGAGTTTATCAGCTGTTACAATTGTCATAATCTGTATTGTGTTTTCTCTCTGGTAAATTTGCCAGTTTGAATTGTCACTTGATCTATTGGTCAGTTAATCAAACTTTTTACATTCCTGATCCTTCATGGTTTTGAGTTGTCACTTTTTGTCAGCTGCCATTTACATACTCATCTATGCCTTCTTGGTTTTAAAAAACAGACAAGGAACCTGCTGCGCATTGCTTTATTCAACATTACTTACGTCAGAGGCCTTTTTCCTGAGAATTATTTTAGTGATAAATCTGTTCCAGCTTTAGGTAAGCTTTTTCCGCTAAACTTGTGATGTTAACAGTCTCTTTCAGCTCTCTGAGCTAATTCAGTGAATGCTTCTATCATAAACAGAGATGAAAATTAAGAAGCTCATGCCCATGGATGCTGAATCACGTCGACTGATTGATTGGATGGAAAAAGGCATGTGGTCTTTGGCTAGTCTGCCATACTTTGTGTTAAATTTTATATTCTGTCCTTTCAGTTCTTTACATTTCTTTGTTGCTTGTAGGTGTTTATGATGCATTGCAGAAGAAGTATCTTAAAACACTCTTGTTCTGTGTGTGCGAAACAATTGATGGACCAATGATCGAGGAATATGCATGTATGACAACAAAATAAGTTGGTTGCGTTTGGACTTTAATTATATCGTCATGTTATTGGACTGATTAATGATATCACAGGCTAAGTAGTTCAGCATCTCAGAACAGTGTGGCTTGAAATAATGAAAAAGCTAAATCATAACTGTTCTATGTTAGTTTTATATCATTTCTAAAACTATAATCTTGGAGCTTGAGGATAACTTATGCTTCTCGTCCTCTACTTGCAGTTTCTTTTTGTTACTCAAACTCTGACAGCCAAGAAGTGTCAATGAATATCAATCGCATTGGAACGAAGAAAGGAGGAACATTCAAGTGTAACTCAATCACTGAAATAACACCCAATCAGATGAGGTAGTTATATTGATATCATGAAATTCTTGTGTATTGTTTCACCTCATGCTAGTGATTTTGGATAGCTAGAACCAGTGAGTTAAGAAGTAGCATTGTTTCAGGAGTTCTGCTTGTAAAATGGTCCGTACATTGATTCAGCTGATGAGAACTTTGGATAAGATGCCAGAAGAGGTAAAGATTTATGGTATTCTTAAAGACAGGCTTCATTAGTCATTGATTATTCGTGtttcatttattttgaaaaatttatCTTGTTTCTAAAATCAAATTTTCCTTTTTTTCAGCGAACTATACTGATGAAGCTCCTTTATTATGACGATGTTACTGTATGCCCTTCCCTCAACTTTTTGTCCTTTCCTAACTTCCTCTACACTTACCATTTTAGTCTCAAATGTCACTTGGCTTGTTAATTTATTGGTCAAATGAAGGTTGGTAACAGAATTGCTTGTTGTGCAGCCTGCTGATTATGAGCCTCCTTTCTTTAAAAGCTGCACTGAAGAGGAGGCTGTTAATCCATGGGCTAAAAGTCCTTTGAAAATGGAGGTTGGCGATGTCAACAGCAAGCACTTTGTATTAGCTCTGAAGGTATGGGGCAGTTATTGCAGGGAGAAGGATATAACTGTTTTCAGTTTAATGTTAAGTCAATTCAGATTATGTAGTTTTTGCACAGGTTAAGAGCGTGCTTGATCCCTGTGAGGATGAGAATGACGATGATCAAGATAATAGTGTGAGCTTGGGAGCTGATTCATTTCCGGGAGATGACAATGAATCTGATAGTGAGGTAGAACGTTATTTCTCTCCTCAATTGTATGTAAAGCTTGACTGCACTTACAACCCTCTTAAATTTGTTTGCCGGACTAAAATCTTTGAAATGATGATATATTTCAGTTCAGTCACTCTGATGATGACCAATACATAGTTGCGCCAATTGGTAATATATATGTCTATACTTGACGGATTTGTTTATACATTTCCTTACTTCAGTATTTCTGAATCACATTATGTTTAACTAAGAAATGATCTCTTCACAGAGAACCAAGATGCTCAGGATAATGGTAATATGGCCGATGAAGGTACTGTTAATGCTGCCAACTTCCTGCAGTCCTGCTGGACATAGTTCCAAGTACCTCTTATGTGCTATTTGATTTTTCAGATGATACTCAGGATCCAGCAGAAGATGAACAACAAATTGGTAGGTTAAAGGACTGGATCAACTCATACCACCTTGACAGAGTTGAAGTGACTGATGTTCTCTCTCATTTCCCAGACATCTCAGTGGTAAAAACTCGGGTGCTGGTGGTCATGTAAAGTGCCTGTTTCTCCCATAATTGGTCAGTTTACCTAATATTCTGTTCTGGTTGCAGGTCTTGGTTGAAGGTAATGGAAGGACCTCTAATGAGGACGCGCTAAACCTATGCTTCGTAACGGAGACCCTTGATCAAATAATCTTTGTCCAGTTCCTGAAGTTTTGACCCAAAAAACCCATAAAGAAAAAGCTAAGATGAATAGAGCATCTTTTTCTATCAAATTTAAGTGGTTTTcctgtttatttttcttttcattttgatttCAGAAATTGTTGAAAAGCTTGTTAAGGAAGGCATACTTTCAAGTGTCGGCACAGACTGTTACATCATTAACAAGAAAACGGTTTGTTAACTTTTCCTTGACTGGTTAATAgtttatatatgtatttcctCCATTAATATATCCTTTCTGGTATACCATTATTTCAACTAATACTCAATTGTAGAAATTCAACTATGAGTTCGACATTGTGAAAGAAGAAATTGACGGCCAACAATACCCCAAAAGCAGCCAATTGCAGCATGGCAAGGATGAAGATTACATGTACATGAAGGTGAGACTTTTCATTTTTGCCATTGCCCTGATGATATCTAAGTGTGTGCGCTGTATCCTTCTCCAAATGTGTTTGAAGCTGCTTTTATCAGTACTTTCTCATCTATTCGCTGTGTATCTATCTATATATAGACACATGGATTTTGAAAGTCTTCACCTACATTTTGccccttttctttcttctttctggaACTGGTCCATTCAAAAGTCATTTTTGTACAGAGTCCTGTCATTGAGTTTGCATTTTCCTCATTCCTACATGTTGTGCATCTACCTTATCAAAGTTAAATGCTGCTCTAGACATGCAATCCCCACCATAACCCAAATAGATGAATGTTTCTATTTCTTTTATAAATGGACACTTCCAATATTATCATCAAATGAAAAAAATATAAGTGATTCAGGTAGTTATCAAATGTGAAATGAAGGTTATTGATGTTCTTAGACACTGCGTGTCCAGAAAGGTAGTCTTGATATAGAAAGTAGAAGTACTTTGGACttcaatttgatgaagatcaaaTGGCTCAATGTGGTTCACCTGATCATTTAACAAGTGAAATATAATTACTGATTAATGAAGGTCTGTACCACTTGAAATAGATATCCTGGAGCTAGTCTAGTTTTGTGTTCTGGGTGCTAGAGGATTTGAGAGGACACCATGGTAGGGGAAGGTAATGGTCCTGTTAGATGCGGATCCATGTTTTTATGTCAATGGATGCTGATTTAGTATAGA
Encoded proteins:
- the LOC104118760 gene encoding meiosis-specific protein ASY1, encoding MVVAQKVKESEITEQDSLLLTRNLLRIALFNITYVRGLFPENYFSDKSVPALEMKIKKLMPMDAESRRLIDWMEKGVYDALQKKYLKTLLFCVCETIDGPMIEEYAFSFCYSNSDSQEVSMNINRIGTKKGGTFKCNSITEITPNQMRSSACKMVRTLIQLMRTLDKMPEERTILMKLLYYDDVTPADYEPPFFKSCTEEEAVNPWAKSPLKMEVGDVNSKHFVLALKVKSVLDPCEDENDDDQDNSVSLGADSFPGDDNESDSEFSHSDDDQYIVAPIENQDAQDNGNMADEDDTQDPAEDEQQIGRLKDWINSYHLDRVEVTDVLSHFPDISVVLVEEIVEKLVKEGILSSVGTDCYIINKKTKFNYEFDIVKEEIDGQQYPKSSQLQHGKDEDYMYMKALYHALPMNYVTISNLRSKLGGEANQTTVKKLIDKMTQDGFVEARSNRRLGKRVIHSDLTEKKLVEVKKVLEKDAMDVDMNKSENNPTDLSTCGALHSIGSDLTRTRGKSDAFQNGSALSDQTVSKRRDHENTPSSRAEPIASTESFVPGNENGKSYERTNKYNEFETVICSRSSQDKRRRKASMVEEPILQYVRRQKSQIA